The Candidatus Izemoplasma sp. genomic sequence GAGGCGCATTTGACAAGAGTACTGCCCATTCACTGATCAATTGAGTAGGTACGAAAGGGGAAAATGCCGAAGGTTAATACGATCTGATCAATCGGTTGACTTGGGACTAAGGAAAATATCTTTAGTACTCCATTATCTTGATAATGAGGCGCTAATACTATTGAATATAATGTATTCAATCAGTAGGCTTGCCTACTGGTTTTTTTATTAATTGAGGTGAAATAAATGGAATTTGGAACACAAGAAAATAAAGAAGGGGTTTTACATATTGGTGGGTTATCTACAAAGGAACTTGTTAAGCATTATGGTACGCCACTATATGTCTACGATGAATCGTATATTGAATCACGGCTAGATACGTTTAAGACGGTTTTTACAAGTACACAGTTTAATGCCAACATTGCCTATGCATCAAAAGCATTATTAAATAAAAAGATTGTTAAGATGATCCAATCACATAATCTTTATATGGATAGTGTGAGTGGCGGGGAATTATATGTTATTAAAGAAAGTGGCTTTGACATGTCTAGAGTCCTCTTCCATGGTAACAACAAAAGCATTCAGGAGTTATCTCAAGCCATTGCGTATGGCGTTGGATTAATTGTCGTTGATAATGTAAGTGAGTTAGAGGTGTTATCAAATTTAGCAAAGACAAAAGACCATGAGATTCATACGTTATTAAGAGTTAATCCAGGTATTGAGGCACATACGCATGAATATATTGAAACAGCGCGTTTAACGTCTAAATTTGGAGAGAGTATTTTTGATGATGACATGATCAATCGTATTATGACAATTTACAAGTCTTCAGTTAATCTCAAGCTTGATGGGTTTCATTGTCATATTGGTTCACAGGTCTTTGGACAAAAACCATTTATTAAAACGATTGATGTTATGAGTGAGTTTATCTCTCGTATAGAGAAAGCATATCGTGTTACCGTCAAGACATTAAATATAGGGGGTGGATTTGGGGTGCAATATACCACCGATGATACCCCAGAACCACTAGACGAGTTGTTAAGTGAATTAGTTACCCATGCAGAAAAGACCTTTAATGATTATGCGTTATCAATTGAAAATGTATTTATTGAACCTGGAAGAAGTATCGTCGCAAATGCTGGGGTTGGCTTATACGAAGTTGGCTATATTAAAGAGACCTATGGAAAAAAAGACTATGTGTTTGTTAACGGAGGAATGAGTGATAATATTCGTCCTGCATTATATCAAGCAAAGTATACTTGTGATATAGCGAACAAGCTAAATCAACCAAGAAATAAAGTGTACACTGTGGCTGGTAAGTTATGTGAAAGTGGGGATGTTCTTGTTCATAATGCCAAATTACCAACACCAGAACAAGGGGACATTCTTGCTATATATACAACAGGTGCTTATGGGTATTCAATGAGTAGCCATTATAATAAAATGCCGAGACCAGCTATTGTATTTGTCAAAGATGGACAGTCAGAATGTGTTGTTAGACGTGAAACATATAGAGACTTGTTCCGATTGGATCAGTGATTCGATGGGTGTCGTTATGAAATACGGTGGTACCAGTGTTGGTACCATAGAACAATTAAACAACATAGTTGATTATGTTAAAATACGCAAGAAAGAAGATAAAGATATTGTGCTTGTTGTTAGTGCAATGGGAAAACAAACAGATCACTTATTATCACTCGCAAAAACAATCACATCATCCATTGATAAACGTGAAATGGATACCCTATTAGCAACAGGTGAACAACAAACCATAGCGTTACTTACTATAGCGCTTAAATCAGCGCAGGTTGATGCGATTAGTTTAACAGGCTTCCAAGCCGGTGTAAAAACGACAAGTAGCCATACTAAAGGAATTATCATGGATGTAGACATCTCGCGTGTTACGCAACATCTCAAAGAAAACAAAGTCGTTGTTGTGGCGGGATTCCAAGGTATTACGGAAACGGGAGATATATCCACATTAGGTCGAGGTGGTAGTGATACAAGCGCTGTAGCCTTAGCCGCAAAACTCGGATTTCCATGTGAAATATATACCGATGTATCAGGTATTTACCGTGTCGACCCAAGACGTTACAAAGACGCCAAAAAACTGGATCATATTTCCTATGATGAGTTAATGGAAATGTCAAGTTTAGGCGCTGGGGTAATAGAAACTCGGAGTGTCGAACTCGCAAAGAAATATAATGTGCCGTTATATATCGCCAAAAGCTTAAGTAAGAAAGGAAGTGGCACAACGATTATGAATCAATCATATATGTTTGAAGAAAAACCGATCACAGGATTATCTGTCACGGATAATGTTGTGATGGTCACATTAGAAAATATCGAAAATAATTTAACGACTGTCACAGACGTTTTTAATCATCTCAGTGCGAATAATATTAACCTTGATATGATTAGTCAAACAGTCGATAAACATAATCAATTAGTCATATCTTTTAGTATTGATGGGCATGATTTAGATGCGCTTTATGACACAATTGAGTCAGAAAAATTATTATTTAAGTCAGTGAAATATAACGTGACAACTGAGTTAGTCAAGTTATCACTCGTTGGCGTTGGTATGGCAAGTCATTTTGGGGTTGCCGCAAAGGTTTTTCATTTATTAGCTAAAGAAAATATTACATTTACAACCGTCTCAACCTCTGAAATATCGATTAGTTGTACCATCTCACAAAAAGATCAAGCAAAAGCCATCCAGACATTAGCAAATGGCTTTGGACTGTAGGTGAGTGTATGCGATTATCAAAATATCATGGGTTAGGAAACGATTTTATAATTGGACATTATGATGAGTTAAAGCATTTAGAGTTTAGTCATTTTGCCAAAAAGGTATGTCACCGCCATACAGGAGTTGGCGCAGATGGACTTATCATTGTAAAACAATCCCCTTTAGAAATGATCTATTATAATAGTGACGGTAGCCTGGCTGAAATGTGTGGAAATGGAATTAGATGTTTCGCAGCCTACTGCTTAGATGAAAAACTCGTACAAACACAGGATTTAACAGTTCAAACACTCGCAGGTGAGTACCAACTTAGGATTAAAGACACCTATCCTTATCACATTACAGTCGACATGGGAAAAGTTAATTATGACCCAAAAAGTTTTGGGGCTACAACACATGAACCCATCCATAATAAAGCAATACAATTAGAAGAAACAACCTATCATATTCATGCTGCGTTGATGGGGGTACCGCATATGGCGATACCACTAGATACCTTTAATAATGAAACCCTAACG encodes the following:
- the lysA gene encoding diaminopimelate decarboxylase, which produces MEFGTQENKEGVLHIGGLSTKELVKHYGTPLYVYDESYIESRLDTFKTVFTSTQFNANIAYASKALLNKKIVKMIQSHNLYMDSVSGGELYVIKESGFDMSRVLFHGNNKSIQELSQAIAYGVGLIVVDNVSELEVLSNLAKTKDHEIHTLLRVNPGIEAHTHEYIETARLTSKFGESIFDDDMINRIMTIYKSSVNLKLDGFHCHIGSQVFGQKPFIKTIDVMSEFISRIEKAYRVTVKTLNIGGGFGVQYTTDDTPEPLDELLSELVTHAEKTFNDYALSIENVFIEPGRSIVANAGVGLYEVGYIKETYGKKDYVFVNGGMSDNIRPALYQAKYTCDIANKLNQPRNKVYTVAGKLCESGDVLVHNAKLPTPEQGDILAIYTTGAYGYSMSSHYNKMPRPAIVFVKDGQSECVVRRETYRDLFRLDQ
- a CDS encoding aspartate kinase, whose amino-acid sequence is MKYGGTSVGTIEQLNNIVDYVKIRKKEDKDIVLVVSAMGKQTDHLLSLAKTITSSIDKREMDTLLATGEQQTIALLTIALKSAQVDAISLTGFQAGVKTTSSHTKGIIMDVDISRVTQHLKENKVVVVAGFQGITETGDISTLGRGGSDTSAVALAAKLGFPCEIYTDVSGIYRVDPRRYKDAKKLDHISYDELMEMSSLGAGVIETRSVELAKKYNVPLYIAKSLSKKGSGTTIMNQSYMFEEKPITGLSVTDNVVMVTLENIENNLTTVTDVFNHLSANNINLDMISQTVDKHNQLVISFSIDGHDLDALYDTIESEKLLFKSVKYNVTTELVKLSLVGVGMASHFGVAAKVFHLLAKENITFTTVSTSEISISCTISQKDQAKAIQTLANGFGL
- the dapF gene encoding diaminopimelate epimerase codes for the protein MRLSKYHGLGNDFIIGHYDELKHLEFSHFAKKVCHRHTGVGADGLIIVKQSPLEMIYYNSDGSLAEMCGNGIRCFAAYCLDEKLVQTQDLTVQTLAGEYQLRIKDTYPYHITVDMGKVNYDPKSFGATTHEPIHNKAIQLEETTYHIHAALMGVPHMAIPLDTFNNETLTYLGKRLTNHTLFLDGVNVNFYEILSKDTIKMQTYERGAGLTLACGTGACATVAMLHHQELINNQVTVQLPLGELVITVNDNDHVIMTGPAEKIADLIISERSQYYV